The window TCGCTCAACAATCGATGTCGCTGAGTGACCGTCGAGCAGCATGGCAACTGCATCACGTTTGAATTCGTCTGTATAGGTGCGTCGTTCAGGATTAGCTGAAGGCTTGGTCTTTCGTGGCATCTGGGGTTCCTTGAGTTCCTTTCAGTTTAAGGACTCGCGTGGCCCCCAAAACCCAGGCCACCTCACAGTTACCATCAGCTACGGGGCGGTAACGAGTTCCCCGATCAGGACTTACACCTGACTATTCAATCGCCTTTGCAGGCGCACTAAGATTCTCCTCCAAGGAGAACCCCCATGCACGACACCGAAGTATTTCAGCAGATTCTTGGTCTACGGTCGCCCTGGACGGTTGCTGACGTGAAGCTTGATCTCGAAGCCGGCCAGCTTGATGTCCATGTCGAGCACGCTGATGGCGAGAAGTTTTGCTGTCCCGAATGCGACCGCCAACTTGCCTGCTACGACCATGTCTCAGAACGACGTTGGCGACACCTCGACACGATGCAGTACCGCACGATCCTTCATGCGAAGCCACCACGTGTGAAGTGTCCCGAGCACGGCGTCAAGCAAGTGAACTTGCCCTGGGCCGAGAAGAACAGTCGCTTTACAGTGTTCTTTGAGCGGTTCGCGATCGACGTCTTGCTGGCAACGCAGACCGTCTGGAATTGCCCACGAAAAGTTGACAGTGGGCCGGCGCACGTCAGACTTCTCTGACAGGAGAACCGATCCATGGACAAACGTCGAACATTTAGCCGCGAATACAAGCTGGCCGCAGTCAAGAAAGTCATCGAACAAGGCTTGTCGTACACCGCTGTCGCTAAAGACTTGGGGATCGGGGACAGCTTGATTCGCAAGTGGAAGAAGTCTTTTGACGAAGACGGAACATTCCAGGCCGAAGTAGTTGGTAGCCAATCCATTGAAGCCGAGCTGAGACGACTTCGCGAAGAGAATCGTCAACTCAAGATGGAACGCGACATTTTAAAAAAAGCGACGGCATTCTTCGCCAAAGAAAGTCACTGAGGTTGAAGTTCATTGGAGAGTGCCGCGATCGCTGGCCGATCGCAGTGCTCTGCCGAACCCTCGAAGTCACTCGCGCCGCTTATTACCGATTCGCCGGTCGCGGTCCCACAGCCACCGAGATCAAGCAAACCCAAATCATTCAAGCCGTCAAGGAAATCCGACTGGAAAAACATCACGATGCGTATGGAAGCCCGCGAATGCAACGAGCAATAGTCAAACGCGGTGTGGTGTGCTGCCGAAATACCGTCGCCAAATGCATGCGTCATGCGGGAATACAAGCCAATCGCCGCACCAAATTCAGAATATCGACCACTGACTCCAATCATGATCAGCCCATCGCCTCAAATTTGCTTGGCCAAAACTTCACGACCGAGGCAATCAATCGCGTCTGGCTAACGGACATC of the Rhodopirellula baltica SH 1 genome contains:
- a CDS encoding IS3-like element ISRba6 family transposase (programmed frameshift) — translated: MDKRRTFSREYKLAAVKKVIEQGLSYTAVAKDLGIGDSLIRKWKKSFDEDGTFQAEVVGSQSIEAELRRLREENRQLKMERDIFKKSDGILRQRKSLRLKFIGECRDRWPIAVLCRTLEVTRAAYYRFAGRGPTATEIKQTQIIQAVKEIRLEKHHDAYGSPRMQRAIVKRGVVCCRNTVAKCMRHAGIQANRRTKFRISTTDSNHDQPIASNLLGQNFTTEAINRVWLTDITYIPTQEGSTYLCAFVDLHSRKIVSWKTSRNMDSELVVGAFDQALTFRKPNAGLIVHSDRGSQFASDHFRRRLAASGLVQSMSRRGNCYDNAPMESFFKSYKTEEAQQIYDTHEHATRGVSDYIERFYNPHRLHSSLGYLSPIDFEQAIKEPSLVSES